One Chromobacterium paludis genomic window carries:
- a CDS encoding KpsF/GutQ family sugar-phosphate isomerase — protein sequence MEKIQDIRRLEMAREVLQAEATALHTLAERLNGDFLDAVEAILACRGRVIVTGMGKSGHVARKIAATLASTGTPAFFVHPAEAAHGDLGMITADDVVIALSNSGESGEVVALLPALKLKGSKLIAMTGRAESTLSHEADILLHTHVEREACPLNLAPTTSTTAQIALGDALAVTLMEVRGFSQSDFALSHPGGSLGRRLLVHVRDLMHAGDALPRVAPGTLLKDALLEMSRKRLGMVTVITDGGDLLGIYTDGDLRRTLEKGADVYRLTIDEAMSRSPRTMQADKLAAEAGFLMKQHQITSLVVVDADGKPAGVLHMHDLLRAGVF from the coding sequence ATGGAAAAAATACAAGACATCCGCCGCCTGGAAATGGCGCGCGAGGTCCTGCAAGCCGAGGCCACGGCGCTGCACACGCTGGCCGAGCGACTGAACGGCGACTTCCTCGACGCCGTCGAGGCCATTCTCGCCTGCAGGGGCCGCGTCATCGTCACCGGCATGGGCAAGTCCGGCCACGTCGCGCGCAAGATCGCCGCCACCCTGGCCAGCACCGGCACCCCCGCTTTCTTCGTGCATCCGGCCGAAGCCGCCCACGGCGACCTGGGCATGATCACCGCCGACGATGTGGTGATCGCGCTGTCCAACTCCGGCGAATCCGGCGAGGTGGTGGCCCTGCTGCCAGCGCTGAAGCTGAAAGGCAGCAAGCTGATCGCCATGACCGGCCGCGCCGAATCCACGCTGTCGCACGAGGCGGACATTCTCTTGCACACCCACGTGGAGCGCGAGGCCTGCCCGCTGAACCTGGCGCCCACCACCAGCACCACGGCGCAGATCGCGCTGGGCGACGCGCTGGCGGTGACGCTGATGGAAGTGCGCGGCTTCAGCCAGAGCGACTTCGCCTTGTCCCACCCCGGCGGCAGCCTGGGCCGCCGCCTGCTGGTGCATGTGCGCGACCTGATGCACGCCGGCGACGCCCTGCCCCGCGTCGCGCCCGGCACCCTGCTGAAGGACGCGCTGCTGGAAATGTCGCGCAAGCGGCTGGGCATGGTCACCGTCATCACGGACGGCGGCGACCTGCTGGGCATCTATACCGACGGCGACCTGCGCCGCACCCTGGAAAAGGGCGCGGACGTCTACCGCCTGACCATAGACGAGGCCATGAGCCGCTCTCCGCGCACCATGCAAGCCGACAAGCTGGCGGCGGAGGCAGGCTTCCTGATGAAGCAGCACCAAATCACCAGCCTGGTCGTCGTCGACGCCGACGGCAAGCCGGCGGGCGTGCTGCACATGCACGACCTGCTGCGCGCCGGCGTGTTTTAA
- a CDS encoding KdsC family phosphatase, whose protein sequence is MRMISEQARKVKLLIMDVDGVMTDGRIFYNAQGEESKSFYVQDGLGLRLLSRTGVQLAIISGRADRCVEHRARALKIDHYYGGVHDKKVALADLLQKTGFSAEECAFIGDDLIDLPILTRVGLAVAVPEAPPQVRQHCHYVTGNPGGHGAVRELVELIMQAQGTFDAIIAEYLA, encoded by the coding sequence ATGCGCATGATTTCCGAGCAGGCCCGCAAGGTGAAACTGCTGATCATGGATGTGGACGGCGTGATGACCGACGGCCGCATCTTTTACAACGCCCAGGGCGAAGAGAGCAAATCCTTCTACGTGCAGGATGGTCTGGGCCTGCGCCTGCTCAGCCGCACCGGCGTGCAGCTGGCCATCATCTCCGGCCGCGCCGACCGCTGCGTGGAGCACCGCGCCCGCGCGCTGAAGATAGACCACTACTACGGCGGCGTGCATGACAAGAAAGTGGCGCTGGCCGACTTGCTGCAAAAAACCGGTTTCTCCGCCGAAGAATGCGCCTTCATCGGCGACGACCTGATCGACCTGCCCATCCTGACCCGCGTCGGCCTGGCGGTGGCGGTGCCCGAGGCGCCGCCGCAAGTGCGACAGCACTGCCACTATGTCACCGGCAACCCCGGCGGCCACGGCGCGGTGCGCGAACTGGTGGAGCTGATCATGCAGGCGCAGGGCACCTTCGACGCCATCATCGCGGAATACCTGGCATGA
- the lptC gene encoding LPS export ABC transporter periplasmic protein LptC: MMRLLRSHRLFPVLLIGLTAMLTLWLDQISRWDTRHRELDPDKPEYVAENLVATRYDEHGKLMDRLIASRMWQYPGKPEAYFEKPDLYQYQQGVLQYHVIGETGRYNNKTQQAYFDKNVTLIKPADSQQPEIRMLSSAMLVDTGKEVASSKAPTAIYRGHSEAHSIGFLYQHQQGLLTLLSRTKIIYAK; this comes from the coding sequence ATGATGCGCCTGCTGCGCTCCCACCGGTTGTTCCCGGTGCTGCTGATCGGCCTCACCGCCATGCTGACGCTGTGGCTGGACCAGATTTCGCGCTGGGACACCCGCCACCGCGAGCTGGACCCGGACAAACCGGAATACGTAGCGGAAAACCTGGTGGCCACCCGCTACGACGAACACGGCAAGCTGATGGACCGCCTGATCGCCAGCCGCATGTGGCAATACCCCGGCAAGCCGGAAGCGTATTTCGAAAAGCCGGACCTGTACCAGTACCAGCAAGGCGTGCTGCAATACCACGTCATCGGCGAAACCGGCCGTTACAACAACAAGACGCAACAGGCATACTTCGACAAGAACGTCACCCTGATCAAACCCGCAGACTCGCAGCAGCCGGAAATCCGCATGCTGAGCAGCGCGATGCTGGTGGACACCGGCAAGGAGGTGGCCAGCTCCAAGGCCCCGACGGCGATCTACCGCGGCCACTCCGAAGCGCACTCCATCGGCTTCCTGTACCAGCACCAGCAAGGGCTGCTGACTCTGCTTTCCAGAACCAAGATCATCTATGCCAAATAA
- the lptA gene encoding lipopolysaccharide transport periplasmic protein LptA: MPNKPRILLAGLLLAAAALAQAEQADRDKNIEITSDNGCVSELKNKNVSTCSGNVVVVQGTLRLTGDKLTVSQDKDGNQTLHATGRIVTFRQKMDNDGGWVEGQTSVLDYDSAKHLVVLTGNARVKRNGDLSIGNVIRYNTLDETFEVVGGGPSASGQGRAVVIIQPKKKAASQPAGGAAKP, encoded by the coding sequence ATGCCAAATAAACCCCGCATCCTGCTGGCCGGCCTGCTGCTGGCCGCCGCCGCGCTGGCCCAAGCCGAACAGGCCGACCGCGACAAGAACATCGAAATCACCAGCGACAACGGCTGCGTTTCGGAGCTGAAGAACAAGAACGTCTCCACCTGCAGCGGCAATGTCGTGGTGGTGCAAGGCACGCTGCGCCTCACCGGCGACAAGCTGACCGTGAGCCAGGACAAGGACGGCAACCAGACGCTGCACGCTACCGGCCGCATCGTCACCTTCCGCCAGAAAATGGACAACGACGGCGGCTGGGTAGAGGGCCAAACCAGCGTGCTGGACTACGACAGCGCCAAGCATCTGGTGGTGCTGACCGGCAATGCGCGCGTCAAGCGCAACGGCGACCTGTCCATCGGCAATGTGATCCGCTACAACACCCTGGACGAAACCTTCGAAGTCGTGGGCGGCGGCCCGTCCGCCAGCGGCCAGGGCCGCGCCGTGGTCATCATCCAGCCCAAGAAAAAGGCCGCCTCGCAACCGGCCGGCGGGGCAGCCAAGCCATGA
- the lptB gene encoding LPS export ABC transporter ATP-binding protein — protein MKHSVLTVSHLKKRFKKRTVVKDVSLSIESGEVVGLLGPNGAGKTTSFYMIVGLIGADDGDIRLDEQSLTHYPIHQRAQLGLGYLPQEASIFRRMTVEENIAAILEIAGLKGKELEQELDLLLDDLNIGHLRDSNALALSGGERRRVEIARVLATRPRFILLDEPFAGVDPIAVIDIQKIISFLKERGIGVLITDHNVRETLRICDRAYIISDGSVLASGVPEELVNNDKVRKVYLGEHFHL, from the coding sequence ATGAAGCACAGCGTTCTCACCGTTTCCCACCTGAAGAAGCGCTTCAAGAAGCGCACGGTGGTCAAGGACGTCTCGCTGAGCATAGAAAGCGGCGAAGTCGTCGGCTTGCTCGGCCCCAACGGCGCCGGCAAGACCACCAGCTTCTACATGATCGTCGGCCTGATCGGCGCCGACGACGGCGACATCCGGCTGGATGAGCAATCCCTCACCCACTATCCCATCCACCAGCGCGCCCAGCTGGGCCTGGGCTACCTGCCGCAGGAGGCATCCATCTTCCGCCGCATGACGGTGGAAGAAAACATCGCCGCCATCCTGGAGATCGCCGGCCTCAAAGGCAAGGAGCTGGAACAGGAGCTGGACCTGTTGCTGGACGACCTGAACATCGGCCACCTGCGCGACAGCAACGCGTTGGCGCTGTCCGGCGGCGAGCGCCGCCGCGTGGAGATCGCGCGCGTGCTGGCCACCCGCCCGCGCTTCATCCTGCTGGACGAGCCGTTTGCCGGCGTGGACCCGATCGCCGTCATCGACATCCAGAAAATTATCTCCTTCCTGAAGGAACGCGGCATAGGCGTGCTGATCACCGACCACAACGTGCGCGAGACCCTGCGCATCTGCGACCGCGCCTACATCATCAGCGACGGCTCGGTGCTGGCCTCCGGCGTGCCCGAGGAACTGGTCAACAACGACAAGGTGCGCAAAGTCTACCTTGGCGAGCACTTCCACCTGTAA
- a CDS encoding RNA polymerase factor sigma-54 has product MKQALQLKVSQQLTLTPQLQQSIKLLQLSTLDLQAEVERFLLDNPLLERGDEPRDGESASESQDSSTPDEPADSRDDSVGELMDWGAGSRAQGGGDDYDPMLNVPCPVSLREHLLAQLGEIALPRRDEAIVRLLIEELDDDGYLQSSLDELASHLPLELLLDSDELAVGLALLQQFDPAGVGARTLAESLQLQLQRLPAAEPGHALALAIVRQHLALLGGRDYAKLKKLLGCTDAELRAAQALIARLNPHPATGFHHGDVHYVIPDISVRKLKGRWVAELNRSAVPRLRVNQLYERMLADSRGQGGEMSARLQEARWLVKNIQQRFDTILKVAEAIVERQQLFFEQGEVAMRPLILRDIAEELGLHESTVSRSTSQKYLLCSRGLFELKYFFGSSLETESGDECSATAIKAHIRGMIEGENRAKPLSDSAIADALAKQGIQVARRTVAKYREAMQIPAVNLRKAL; this is encoded by the coding sequence ATGAAGCAGGCACTACAGCTCAAGGTTTCGCAACAGCTGACGCTGACGCCGCAGCTGCAACAGTCCATCAAGCTGCTGCAGCTTTCCACGCTGGACCTGCAGGCCGAGGTGGAGCGCTTCCTGCTGGACAATCCGCTATTGGAGCGCGGCGACGAGCCGCGGGACGGCGAGTCCGCATCCGAAAGCCAGGATAGTTCGACGCCGGACGAGCCGGCCGACAGCCGCGACGACAGCGTAGGCGAGCTGATGGACTGGGGCGCCGGCAGCCGCGCCCAGGGCGGCGGCGACGACTACGACCCCATGCTCAACGTGCCCTGCCCGGTCAGCCTACGAGAGCACCTGCTGGCCCAGCTGGGCGAAATCGCCCTGCCCCGCCGCGACGAAGCCATCGTGCGGCTATTGATCGAGGAGCTGGACGACGACGGCTATCTGCAATCCAGCCTGGACGAACTGGCCAGCCATCTGCCGCTGGAACTGCTGCTGGACAGCGACGAACTGGCGGTAGGCCTGGCGCTGCTGCAGCAGTTCGACCCGGCCGGCGTGGGCGCGCGCACGCTGGCGGAATCGCTGCAGCTGCAATTGCAGCGCCTCCCCGCCGCGGAGCCCGGCCATGCCCTGGCGCTGGCCATCGTCCGACAACACCTCGCGCTGCTGGGCGGCCGCGACTACGCCAAGCTGAAGAAGCTACTGGGCTGCACCGATGCCGAGCTGCGCGCGGCGCAGGCCCTGATCGCGCGGCTGAACCCGCATCCGGCCACCGGCTTCCATCACGGCGATGTCCACTACGTGATCCCCGACATCAGCGTGCGCAAACTCAAGGGCCGCTGGGTGGCGGAGTTGAACCGCTCGGCCGTGCCGCGGCTGCGCGTCAACCAGCTGTACGAACGCATGCTGGCCGACAGCCGGGGCCAGGGCGGCGAAATGTCGGCCCGCCTGCAAGAGGCGCGCTGGCTGGTGAAGAACATCCAGCAGCGGTTTGACACCATTCTGAAAGTGGCGGAAGCTATTGTTGAACGTCAACAATTGTTCTTTGAACAAGGCGAAGTGGCGATGCGCCCGCTGATCCTGCGCGATATCGCAGAGGAACTGGGCCTGCACGAATCCACCGTATCCCGCTCCACCAGCCAAAAATACCTGCTTTGTTCGAGAGGTTTGTTCGAACTCAAGTATTTCTTCGGCAGTTCGTTGGAGACTGAAAGCGGTGACGAGTGCTCCGCCACCGCCATCAAGGCTCACATCCGCGGCATGATAGAAGGCGAAAACCGGGCGAAGCCGCTGTCCGACAGCGCCATCGCCGACGCGCTGGCCAAGCAGGGAATACAGGTTGCCAGACGCACCGTAGCCAAGTATCGTGAAGCCATGCAGATTCCGGCGGTGAATCTGCGCAAGGCTCTGTGA
- the hpf gene encoding ribosome hibernation-promoting factor, HPF/YfiA family: MNLKVTGLHLEVTPSLREYIENKLERITRHVDNVIDVSVTLSVDKLVQKAEVNVHLSGKDIHIEASEADLYAAIDLLMDKLDRQVLKHKEKLTEHRAQSSGEASQASL; the protein is encoded by the coding sequence ATGAACCTCAAAGTAACTGGCCTGCACCTGGAAGTCACGCCATCGCTGCGCGAATACATCGAGAACAAACTGGAGCGCATTACCCGCCACGTCGACAATGTGATCGACGTCTCCGTTACGCTGTCCGTGGACAAACTGGTTCAAAAGGCCGAGGTCAATGTGCATCTGTCCGGCAAGGACATCCACATCGAAGCCTCCGAGGCCGATCTCTACGCCGCCATCGACCTGCTGATGGACAAGCTGGACCGCCAGGTGCTCAAGCACAAGGAAAAGCTGACCGAACACCGGGCCCAGAGCTCCGGCGAAGCGTCTCAGGCCTCGCTGTGA
- the ptsN gene encoding PTS IIA-like nitrogen regulatory protein PtsN, whose translation MNLIGKILTPDHVLLDLDVSSKKRVFEQVGLLVENTRGIARSEIFDSLFSREKLGSTGLGQGVAIPHGRARGLKEATGVFIRLKAPIPFEAPDGKPVQCLFVLLVPEHATDLHLQVLSELAQLFSSRQMREKMLNASGREELYQQLCDWMPNA comes from the coding sequence ATGAATCTCATCGGCAAGATACTGACTCCGGACCATGTTCTGCTGGATCTGGACGTCTCCAGCAAGAAGCGCGTGTTCGAGCAAGTCGGGCTTCTGGTGGAAAACACGCGCGGCATCGCCCGCAGCGAAATCTTCGACAGCCTGTTCAGCCGCGAAAAACTGGGCTCCACCGGCCTGGGCCAGGGCGTGGCCATTCCGCACGGCCGCGCGCGCGGCCTGAAGGAAGCCACCGGCGTGTTCATCCGGCTGAAGGCGCCGATTCCGTTCGAGGCGCCGGACGGCAAGCCGGTGCAGTGTCTGTTCGTGCTGCTGGTGCCGGAACACGCCACCGACCTGCACCTGCAAGTGCTGTCTGAGCTGGCCCAACTGTTCTCCAGCCGCCAGATGCGCGAGAAAATGCTCAACGCCTCCGGCCGGGAAGAACTCTACCAGCAGCTCTGCGATTGGATGCCCAATGCCTAG
- the hprK gene encoding HPr(Ser) kinase/phosphatase, with the protein MPSITVRRLYQDNQQKLNLTWVAGTGGSDNVIGNVIGNDGQRPTLALVGHLNFIHPNRVQVLGLAEVDYLNKLEQSAAKTALDQLFHKSMSVVMVANNQPVPRLLRDYCHSHNVPLMTSTLESPYLMDVLRIYLARALAVSTVLHGLFLDVFEIGVLIMGDSAMGKSELALELISRGHGMVADDAVELYRIGPDTLEGRCPPLLRDFLEVRGLGILNIRTIFGETAVRPKKVLKLIIHLVKANDQAMQALDRLNIQSETQEIIGVTVRKVVLPVAAGRNLAVLVEAAVRNYILQLRGIDSTREFIERHTNFLRDQENAPDID; encoded by the coding sequence ATGCCTAGCATCACCGTGCGCCGCCTGTATCAGGACAACCAGCAGAAGCTGAACCTGACCTGGGTCGCCGGCACCGGCGGCTCAGACAACGTCATCGGCAACGTCATCGGCAATGACGGCCAGCGCCCCACTCTGGCGCTGGTGGGCCACCTGAACTTCATCCACCCCAACCGCGTCCAGGTGCTGGGCCTGGCAGAGGTGGACTACCTGAACAAGCTGGAACAATCCGCGGCCAAGACCGCGCTGGACCAGCTGTTCCATAAGAGCATGTCCGTGGTGATGGTGGCGAATAACCAGCCGGTGCCGCGGCTGCTGCGCGACTATTGCCACAGCCATAACGTGCCCTTGATGACCAGCACGCTGGAAAGCCCGTACCTGATGGACGTGCTGCGGATCTACCTGGCCCGCGCGCTGGCGGTGTCCACGGTGCTGCACGGCCTGTTTCTCGACGTGTTCGAGATTGGCGTGCTGATCATGGGCGACTCGGCCATGGGCAAGAGCGAACTGGCGCTGGAATTGATCTCGCGCGGCCACGGCATGGTGGCGGACGACGCGGTGGAGCTGTACCGCATTGGCCCGGACACGCTGGAAGGCCGCTGCCCGCCGCTGCTGCGCGACTTCCTGGAAGTGCGCGGTCTGGGCATCCTGAACATCCGCACCATATTCGGCGAAACCGCCGTCCGCCCCAAGAAGGTGCTGAAGCTGATCATCCACTTGGTCAAAGCCAACGATCAGGCCATGCAGGCGCTGGACCGGCTCAACATCCAATCGGAAACGCAGGAGATCATAGGCGTCACCGTGCGCAAAGTCGTGCTGCCGGTGGCCGCCGGCCGCAACCTGGCCGTGCTGGTGGAGGCCGCCGTGCGCAACTACATCCTGCAGCTGCGCGGCATAGACAGCACCCGCGAGTTCATCGAACGACACACCAATTTCTTGCGAGACCAGGAAAATGCGCCTGATATTGATTAG
- the rapZ gene encoding RNase adapter RapZ has product MRLILISGLSGSGKSVALRALEDSGFYCVDNLPATMLPEAMALYEEFGYHDIAISVDTRSGPSLGALPQVVEQLRAKGMDVRLLYLEAKAETLVKRFSETRRRHPLSGAGITVEEAIQVEQEMLSIVPELGTRIDTSELSANGLRSWVRELVDADSNRLTLIFQSFGFKHGVPQDADFVFDARCLPNPYYDPLLRPLTGRDQPIVDFFAQHAEVADMIADIQSLIAKWLPCYAKENRSYLTVAVGCTGGQHRSVFIIESLARAFADKQILVRHRQLYPDH; this is encoded by the coding sequence ATGCGCCTGATATTGATTAGCGGCCTGTCCGGCTCCGGCAAATCCGTGGCCTTGCGCGCGCTGGAGGACTCCGGCTTCTACTGCGTGGACAATCTGCCCGCCACCATGCTGCCGGAGGCAATGGCGCTGTACGAGGAATTTGGCTATCACGACATCGCCATCAGCGTGGATACCCGCTCCGGCCCTTCGCTGGGCGCCCTGCCGCAAGTGGTGGAGCAGCTGCGCGCCAAGGGCATGGATGTGCGCCTGCTGTACCTGGAAGCCAAAGCGGAAACCTTGGTCAAACGCTTCTCCGAGACCCGCCGCCGCCACCCGCTGTCCGGCGCCGGCATCACGGTGGAGGAAGCCATCCAGGTGGAACAGGAGATGCTCAGCATCGTGCCGGAACTGGGCACCCGCATCGACACCAGCGAGCTGTCGGCCAATGGCCTGCGCAGCTGGGTGCGCGAACTGGTGGATGCCGACAGCAACCGCTTGACCCTGATCTTCCAATCCTTCGGCTTCAAGCATGGCGTGCCGCAGGACGCGGACTTCGTCTTCGACGCGCGCTGCCTGCCTAATCCCTACTACGATCCGCTGCTGCGCCCGCTGACCGGCCGCGACCAGCCCATCGTGGACTTTTTCGCCCAGCACGCCGAGGTGGCCGATATGATCGCCGACATCCAGTCGCTGATCGCCAAGTGGCTGCCTTGCTATGCCAAGGAAAACCGCAGCTATCTGACGGTTGCCGTCGGCTGCACCGGCGGCCAGCACCGCTCGGTGTTCATCATCGAGAGCCTGGCGCGCGCCTTCGCCGACAAACAGATACTGGTGCGCCATCGCCAGCTGTATCCCGACCATTGA
- a CDS encoding flavin prenyltransferase UbiX: MSRRQTITVALTGASGLPYGLRLIEALLAAQIRVWVLYSQAAQIVAKQEMDLTLPSRPADMKAWLLQRYPAAPELLEVYGREEWFAPAASGSNPPDAMVVCPCSMGTLAAIRHGMSDNLIERAADVCIKEGRKLVLVPRETPLSAIHLENMLELARLGVVILPPAPGFYTHPKSVDDMVDFIVSRMLDQLGVEQTLTPRWGE, from the coding sequence ATGTCCCGCCGTCAAACCATTACCGTCGCGCTGACCGGCGCCTCCGGCCTGCCTTACGGCCTGCGGCTGATCGAAGCCCTGCTGGCCGCCCAAATCCGCGTCTGGGTGCTGTATTCCCAGGCGGCCCAGATCGTGGCCAAGCAGGAAATGGACTTGACCCTGCCTTCCCGTCCCGCCGACATGAAGGCCTGGCTATTGCAGCGCTACCCGGCCGCGCCGGAGCTGCTGGAAGTCTACGGCCGAGAGGAATGGTTCGCGCCGGCCGCCTCCGGCTCCAACCCGCCGGACGCCATGGTGGTGTGCCCCTGCTCCATGGGCACGCTGGCGGCCATCCGCCACGGCATGAGCGACAACTTGATCGAACGCGCCGCCGACGTCTGCATCAAGGAGGGGCGCAAGCTGGTGCTGGTGCCGCGAGAAACTCCGCTATCGGCCATCCATCTGGAAAACATGCTGGAACTGGCGCGCCTGGGCGTGGTGATCCTGCCGCCCGCCCCCGGCTTCTATACTCACCCCAAGAGCGTGGACGACATGGTGGACTTCATTGTGTCCCGCATGCTGGATCAACTGGGCGTCGAGCAGACGCTGACGCCGCGCTGGGGAGAATAA
- a CDS encoding NAD(P)H-hydrate dehydratase → MDGGPILSLAALRQLEQAADAAGLDLMRRAARAAAGWVAQRVAPGCRLLICAGPGNNGGDALYAALDLHRQGHALDILQPVAPASPACQAARQAVELAGLSLWSALPEGYSAPALLLDGLFGIGLSRPLDAGWQARIAELNALPCPKLALDCPSGLDAYTGQPLGAAIQADATLTFLCHKPGLFCGPGADLAGTIVLDRLDCPAELYPPREGALNAPDASALARPRDSHKGSYGAVCVIGGTPGMLGAALLAGRSALGGGAGKVYLCTLDDRLPVDSAAPELMIRPADEMAELPRADVLAIGPGLGQQELAERLLEQALAQPCPLVLDADALNLIAASHRLATRLAERPHPSVLTPHPAEAARLLGVDTAAIQADRVRHARALAQRFNCVALLKGAGSLIAQPDGEYRLNTVGGPELAAAGQGDVLTGLIAALLAQGLSAFDAAALAAHLHGQAGDDYRRESGGPIGLAASATVPRIRSILNSRLAAN, encoded by the coding sequence ATGGACGGCGGCCCGATACTGAGCCTGGCGGCGCTGCGTCAGCTGGAACAGGCGGCGGACGCAGCCGGGCTGGACCTGATGCGGCGCGCCGCGCGCGCGGCCGCAGGCTGGGTGGCGCAGCGCGTCGCGCCGGGCTGCCGGCTGCTGATCTGCGCCGGCCCCGGCAACAACGGCGGCGACGCGCTATACGCCGCGCTGGACCTGCACCGCCAGGGCCATGCGCTGGACATTCTGCAACCGGTCGCGCCGGCCAGCCCCGCCTGTCAGGCAGCCCGCCAGGCCGTGGAGTTGGCCGGCCTAAGCCTCTGGAGCGCGCTGCCCGAGGGCTACAGCGCGCCGGCCCTGCTGCTGGACGGCTTGTTCGGCATCGGCCTGTCGCGCCCGCTGGACGCGGGCTGGCAAGCGCGTATCGCCGAGCTGAACGCTCTGCCCTGCCCCAAGCTGGCGCTGGACTGCCCCAGCGGCCTCGACGCCTATACCGGCCAGCCGCTGGGCGCGGCCATCCAGGCCGACGCCACGCTGACCTTCCTCTGCCACAAGCCCGGCCTGTTCTGCGGCCCCGGCGCCGACCTGGCCGGCACGATTGTGCTCGATCGCCTGGATTGTCCCGCCGAACTGTACCCGCCGCGCGAGGGCGCGCTGAACGCGCCGGACGCCTCCGCGCTGGCCCGGCCGCGCGACAGCCACAAGGGCAGCTACGGCGCGGTATGCGTCATAGGCGGCACGCCCGGCATGCTGGGCGCGGCCTTGCTGGCGGGCCGCAGCGCCCTTGGCGGCGGCGCGGGCAAGGTTTACCTGTGCACGCTGGACGACAGGCTGCCGGTGGACTCCGCGGCGCCGGAGCTGATGATTCGTCCCGCGGACGAAATGGCCGAACTGCCCCGCGCCGACGTCCTCGCCATCGGCCCAGGCCTCGGCCAGCAGGAACTGGCCGAAAGGCTGCTGGAACAGGCCCTGGCCCAACCCTGCCCGCTGGTGCTGGATGCCGATGCGCTGAATCTGATCGCCGCCAGCCATCGCCTGGCCACGCGCCTGGCCGAGCGCCCGCATCCCTCCGTGCTGACGCCGCATCCGGCGGAGGCCGCGCGGCTGCTGGGGGTGGACACCGCTGCCATCCAGGCCGACCGCGTCCGCCATGCGCGCGCACTGGCCCAACGCTTCAACTGCGTGGCCTTGCTCAAGGGAGCGGGCAGCCTGATCGCCCAGCCGGACGGAGAATACCGGCTCAACACCGTCGGCGGCCCGGAATTGGCCGCCGCCGGCCAGGGCGATGTGCTGACCGGCCTGATCGCCGCGCTGCTGGCGCAGGGCTTGTCCGCCTTCGATGCGGCGGCGCTGGCCGCCCATCTACATGGCCAGGCCGGCGACGACTACCGGCGCGAAAGCGGCGGCCCCATCGGCCTCGCCGCGTCCGCCACAGTGCCGCGCATCCGTAGCATCCTAAACAGTCGACTCGCCGCCAACTGA
- a CDS encoding DMT family transporter, producing the protein MTLQPDQRKAYALGLGAVLAWSTVASAFKLSLQYLSPMQLLLYASAASLLSLLSILAWQRRLPELAAAFRRHWKASLLFGAVNPFAYYLVLFQAYSLLPAQEAQAINYTWALTMTLLAVPLLKQKLRPQDAAAALICYIGVLVIGTRGQLLALHFSNQFGVMLALASTLLWAGYWIFNTRDTREPVLGLTLNFACSLPLSLAWCAWHGQLNLPAWQGLAGAAYVGALEMGFTFALWLSAMKLTRSTASIANLIFLSPLLSLLLIHLIVGEAILPSTLLGLALILGGLAAQKIRLRRSLTHGLANEPH; encoded by the coding sequence TTGACGCTCCAGCCTGATCAGAGAAAAGCCTATGCCTTAGGCCTGGGCGCCGTGCTGGCCTGGTCCACCGTCGCCAGCGCCTTCAAGCTCAGCCTGCAATACCTCAGCCCGATGCAGCTCTTGCTGTACGCCAGCGCCGCCTCCCTGCTGTCGCTGCTGTCCATCCTGGCCTGGCAGCGCCGCCTGCCCGAGCTGGCTGCCGCCTTCCGCCGGCACTGGAAGGCTTCTTTGCTGTTCGGCGCCGTCAATCCTTTCGCCTACTACCTGGTGCTGTTCCAGGCTTACTCGCTGCTACCGGCGCAGGAGGCCCAGGCCATCAACTACACCTGGGCGCTGACCATGACCTTGCTGGCCGTGCCGCTGCTGAAACAGAAGCTGCGCCCGCAGGACGCGGCGGCGGCGCTGATCTGCTACATAGGCGTGCTGGTCATCGGCACGCGCGGCCAATTGCTGGCGCTGCACTTTTCCAATCAGTTCGGCGTGATGTTGGCGTTGGCCTCCACCCTGCTGTGGGCCGGCTACTGGATATTCAACACCCGCGACACGCGCGAGCCTGTGCTGGGGCTGACGCTGAACTTCGCCTGCAGCCTCCCCCTTAGCCTGGCCTGGTGCGCCTGGCACGGCCAGTTGAACCTGCCGGCCTGGCAAGGACTGGCCGGCGCGGCTTATGTCGGCGCGCTGGAGATGGGCTTCACCTTCGCGCTGTGGCTGTCGGCCATGAAGCTGACGCGCAGCACTGCCAGCATCGCCAACCTGATTTTCCTGTCGCCGCTGCTGTCGCTGCTGCTGATCCATCTCATCGTCGGCGAAGCCATCCTGCCGTCCACCCTGTTGGGACTGGCATTGATCCTGGGCGGGCTGGCCGCGCAAAAAATCCGCCTCCGCCGCAGCCTGACCCATGGTCTGGCAAATGAGCCGCATTGA